DNA from Castor canadensis chromosome 3, mCasCan1.hap1v2, whole genome shotgun sequence:
ccggtttgaagccagctgggggaaacagttcacaaaaaagggctggcagagtggctcaaggtgtagaccctgagttcaaactccagtattgcaaaaaaaaaaaaaacaaaaaaacaaaaaaaacaaccaaaactgaCTGATAGGCACTGAtggctcccacctataatcctagctacttaggagacagagatcaggaggactatggtttgagcccagccctggaaaacagttttcaagagcctatcttgaaaatacccagcacagtctactgccataccaccctgaatgcgcctgatctgaaaatacccaacacaaaaatacggctggcagaatggctcatgtggtagagtgcctgcctaacaagcaagaggccctgagttcaaactccagtactgccaaaaaacaaaacaaaaataacaaacatacacaaaacaaaaacatcagtgGTGAAGCACATGCTTATTGTACATGAAGTCCTGGAGttgatcccagcactgccaaacaaAATATGTGGCTGTTAAAATCTTGGTTCACCAAGATTGTGTTAGCTTAGGTACAACACAGCCCAGAACAAATtatgatttaaattttcttcctccAATTACACACTAGTAGCCCTAGCTGGAGCTCTAGCCACTCACTGCAAACTTCTCCCTTTGGGCTTTTCTTCGAAGCTGGCCTTTCATTGGGGGTGCAGGGCGGCCATCTACAGATAGaagtgagagaaaagaaaagggttaGAGATGGTCTGAGGCACCTTGTCCAAACACTGTGAAAGGAATGAGGGAAGAAACAATCTCTagctcttctcttccctttcacATCCAGCGTAGCATAATTCTCCTAAAATAAGTCCTTCATCTGCAAGGCTGAGGTATGACAGAACCAACAAAAATTAAGTTCCTAGGCATGTTCCTACTCTATTTCACTTAACCCTCATTAGCCCGGAATCCAAGGTGATCTGCAATTCAGAATCCTCTGTTCTATCTTTAGAAACCCTTCATGTGAATGAATCTTGGTTAAATTCTATCAAATTGTACAATGAAATGCCctctttttttggagatagggccttgctatgtagtccaggctgacctagaactcaagatcctctttcCTCAGCGTCCTAAgtactctcctttcctttcttcccagccAAGTCCAAGTCCTCATCCTTATCCATAGAGGGCCCATTCAAGTTTTCCCCTGAAACCTccaactccctccctcccccctccacctccttcttccttcctcccttccttccttcaacccagggcctcaagcatgctctCTCTCTTAAAAGAAGTACTTGccatttaatattcatttatttgcctTGGGACATTTGCCCTATTACTTTTAGCATTTTTTAGCTATCTCAGATCCTCCTGGAATGGGACTGAGTACTGAAAtactattgttttaattttaaaatgtttctgctagctgggaaccagtggctcacaactgtaatcctagctacttgggaggctgagatctggaggatcaaggccagcctagacaaatagttctcaagatctcatctccaaataaTCGgagcttgaggtgtggctcaagcagtagaaagccTGCTTTGCTAAGAacaaatgaagccctgagttcaaacccagatccactaaaaaaaaaaaaaaaaaaaaagaaaaagaaaaatattcatgctTTGTTTTCCCAGCCAGATTTTAAGTTTGTTTAAATCAGGAATTGTATAGCTAGCTTTTGCTGTTCACAATATAGTGTAGGCATAAAACCACATGCTAAAAGATTCCATAATGCAGTATCTGACCTCAAGTAAGTTTATAATGGAGATGAGGAGAACTAGtttgttttaaaagtaaacaatagTATTTCAGTACTCAATCTTATTGCATACTgtacacttgggagactgaggcaggaggatgacaaaTTTCAGGCCACATAaggaagaccccatttcaaaaaaccaccctctcccgctcccaagaaaaagaaactgaaaattctGCCAAAAGTTTGAAGGCAAGACAGGTAAGAGGTATTATTTACTAATAAAGGGAACTAGGCtgggtggtggtggctcacacctgtaatcctagctactcaagaggcaaagataaggatcctggttcaagaccagcttggtcaaaaagtgagaccctctctcaaaaatacccaacacagccaggcaccagtggctcatgcctgtaatcctagctactcaggaggcagagatcaggagaatttcagATCGAAGCAAGCCCGGGCAAATAggtcctgagaccctatctcgaaaaacctttcacaaaaatagggctggtagagtagtttaagtggtaagagtgcctgcatagcaaccatgaggctctacattcaaaccccagtaccacaagaaaaaaaggaaccgactgtcagagtggctcaagtggtagagcacctgcctagtaactgcaaagccctgagttcaaaccccagtactgccaaaaaataaataaaaaaagagaaccagagactaaagctagacatggtggcacatatccATAATCTACGTTCAGGAGGATGAGTTTAAGACCTGCCTAGGATACACGGCGAGAACATGTTAACTACTACTTCCCCTAAAAAGGGGATGAATAGTGTgtatattgttttactttatcCTAACAAGTGTAAAATCCTTGAAAATCAGATAAAATTAAGTAACATTTCAATAACTCAAAGTTAGCAAGCAAGGAAGCTTGGATTAGGAAATACAGGgaggaagctgggcaccagtgctcataccctgtaatcctagttactcaggaggcagaggatcaggaggatcagggttcaaaaccagcctgggcaaatagctccagagatcctatcttgaaaagacccttcacaaaaaaggactggtggagtggctcaagatttggtcctgagttcaaaccccagttaaaaaaaaaaaaaaagaaaagaatacaaggggctgggatgtagctcagtggcacagtggTAGAGTATATGCTTAATGTATGCAAGAGGCTCTTGCTAGgttcaaccccagcacctcaTACCCCCCAAAGTACAGGTACTCACTGTTCCTGTCATTCTAATATTGCATACTACTACGGATAGATTCTAGGCTTCCTACAGCAAATATCAAGTGAAAACAATCTTCACCATCCTCTTCAGTCACCAAGTAACTGAACATGCACGATGTTACTCCTAGACAACCAACCAATAGGGTATTAACACTCAGGTCTCCCTGTTGTGAAGGAGGCCCTCCATTGCCCAGTTCTAGTCTTGGCTTTTCTACTAACCGAATATAGTACAGGCTTTTCACTTCTGTAGGCCTCAATTTTTCCTACCTGTAAACTGTACTCCCATATAAAGTGGGGAGTGGCTTCAACTTCTCCGAGGTTCCTCCCTTTTAGAGCTAGTAtctattctctcttttctttttagaggTGGGGGagttaagacagggtcttactatgcatCTAGGCAGGCCtagaactcaccatcctcttgcCCTAGCCTCtctactgctgggattacagatgtgtaccaccacgcctggagttttttttttttttttaataaagcctGTGATCCTCCATCTTCTACCCTTCAGAAATGCTCCTTTTCACAGCCTTTCAAAGAGTTCCTCTAGTATTTCGTACCAAAAAATGCAGTCACCATACAGAAGAGTGGTTCtttctaattatttaaaaatcatgtccCCCGTTGAGAAACGTGAAGATCTTGTCATCCCCTCCGGCCCTAGGGCGCCTCAAGTTAGGATGACCCTCTGCTCACTGCCACGAGTCAAGCTCTTGCACCGCTTTACCTGCCCTTGTCCCAGTTTAAGTGACAACATAAACAAGAGGGCTTTTTCCCTCGTTCACCTCGTTTTCCCACTCAGACACGCCCTCCCCTTGACACCACTCCCCCACGCCGCCCAGGGGCGGTCCCCTCCGAGGGAACACATGCACGCTCACCGGCGAAAGACCAGTCTGGGAGCTCCGTCAGCGGCCCGTAGCCTGACGGGCTGGCAGCCATGCCCTgcctgggggagggaggcagtcgTGAGAACTCGGCGCGGCTTCGGGCGCCCTCCTCCCCGCACCCCGCACTCACCGGAGTCGCCAATGGCTGCCTGCCTGAGCCGACACGCCGCAGTGCAGCCTCCGGACACCTGctagggagagagacagagttaCGGGAGAGGCCGCGGACCCGCCCGCACAGGCTCCCCGAGTCCTCCCGCCCCAAGTCCACTCACTCGAGAGCACGGTTCCCAGAGCAGCCATTCTGAGACCCAGGAGCCGGAAGTGGGCGTGGCCTCGGGGACCACGCGCGATGCCGCGGGGGAAACGGGAAGCCGCCATCTTGAATCGGTTTTCAATCACGGGCCCCGCCATCTTGGGTCATCGTACGGAAGTGAAGGGCACCTGAGGGGAGGGTCTTTTGGGCGAGACACAGCCGGCGTCCTGCGCATGCGTGCTCAGGGATGGTCTTTGGCGGTGGACTTCCTCTGTGTCCACCCTGGGATTTCTATGCCCGACTAAACTGTGCTAAGCTCTTCCTATGACCTCCCTCAGCGCTCGCTAGTTAGTGATTTTTAGCTTGGAGGAGTAACATCACCTTCCCTCATTCTACCGTTTCCTCCATCTCcataccatatttttcccagatAAAGAGAAGGGGTCAGATGTAgagcaaatgagaaaattttggtTTCTGGGAccttatttattcaataaaattgaaGTTCTACGTGGCAAGCGCTGTAGTAGGCACGGGAGATTCTGTAGGGAGCAGAAACAGACCTTATCACTATCCCGACTGGGCTGTCTAGAGGAGAGAGAAGAcaataaaataatcaaacacaTGACTGTGATGTGACAACCGAGTGCCTGGAAGCATGTTGTTTGTGAGCACATGCAATCAGAATGTGCTGCAGATTGCTTTGTCGTATTTGTCCAGGAAGTTGCTAGAGTGGAGCTAAGAAGTGAACCCATTCTTGTAAAAGCTACCTTCACACATTCCCTAATATCCTTGTTACAAATCTGAGGTAAGTACTTGCAGAGCATCCCTAACCTGAaacctgaaatgctccaaaatccaaaatcaaaGTTTTCGAGCACAGACATGATGCCACAAAACACCTGATCTCATGTGAGTGGTTGCCATCAAAAACCAGGTAAGCTAAAAATAGTGTATGAAATtaccttaagtggtagagtgcttgcctaacatgctcaGGCCTTggattcatccccagcaccacaaaaataaaaaacaaaacaaaacaggccaGGCCACATGTGTAAGGTACATACAATACAAAagaatttcatgtttatttcctttttttttttttggtatgatactggaggctgaactcagggcttctgaacttactaggcaggcactcttatcacttgagccagacccccaGCAAATTTAGTGTCTAGAATTAGGTCCTCTTCCCCAGATacttcattatgtatatgcacgTGTTCCAAAATCCAGAACAATTCAAGACACTGTGATACCaagcattttaaataaaggatACTCTACTTTTCTAGTAAGTGGCAAACTCAGATCTGtggctctttcttttttatcacttGCTGTTCAGTAAATGCCTTAGGAAAAGTcagttcctttcttcctcttccttccctgctgTCTACCTCCCTTCTTTCTaacctccttctctccccacttgcctccctccaccctcctttcctttctcagggtctccctatgtcgcccaggctggccttcaactctccatcctcctgctccCGCTTTATCCTTGATTCCTTAATTTAAAGACATCACACACATTTGTGAAAACCTTTTAAGAGTGATAATGTAAGTGAAAGTTATGGTGAAATACCTACAAAAGTGCCCATTATTACTGGGCTAGACATGTGAACACATGTCAACTGGAGGAACCTGAGGGAGTGGTGTAATGGCCTATCTGGAAGTTTATCATTTCCTTCTGCAAGACTGGGAAGTTTTTCCACAGGAGGTGGCTCTGAGTTGTGCTTTGAAAGAGGGGAAGGGTGGACCCTGGTTTAAGAAGTAAAAGCAGCTATTTTGATAACAATAAGAATAATATAGGCTAAGGCAAAACCAGAAGGGATGGGAAACAAAAGAAACTTGACTAGAAGCCAAGAGATGGACccttccccctcacccccactAAGGTCTTACAcccatttattattatttctcctcctcctcctcctcctctcttcctctttttttgagacaggtctcactgtct
Protein-coding regions in this window:
- the Mrpl52 gene encoding large ribosomal subunit protein mL52 isoform X6; amino-acid sequence: MAASRFPRGIARGPRGHAHFRLLGLRMAALGTVLSSVRRLHCGVSAQAGSHWRLRQGMAASPSGYGPLTELPDWSFADGRPAPPMKGQLRRKAQREKFAVSETSCTAVTGNRRWITDMGAQAEREVAGRRKEAEKCSYTQRGFTTEPTSKSIKSNS
- the Mrpl52 gene encoding large ribosomal subunit protein mL52 isoform X1 → MAALGTVLSTGVRRLHCGVSAQAGSHWRLRQGMAASPSGYGPLTELPDWSFADGRPAPPMKGQLRRKAQREKFARRVVLLSQEIDAGLQTWELRQKEKLQEEERKQKNALIPKGASLQSPLPSQ
- the Mrpl52 gene encoding large ribosomal subunit protein mL52 isoform X2 codes for the protein MAALGTVLSSVRRLHCGVSAQAGSHWRLRQGMAASPSGYGPLTELPDWSFADGRPAPPMKGQLRRKAQREKFARRVVLLSQEIDAGLQTWELRQKEKLQEEERKQKNALIPKGASLQSPLPSQ
- the Mrpl52 gene encoding large ribosomal subunit protein mL52 isoform X4 encodes the protein MAGPVIENRFKMAASRFPRGIARGPRGHAHFRLLGLRMAALGTVLSSVRRLHCGVSAQAGSHWRLRQGMAASPSGYGPLTELPDWSFAETSCTAVTGNRRWITDMGAQAEREVAGRRKEAEKCSYTQRGFTTEPTSKSIKSNS
- the Mrpl52 gene encoding large ribosomal subunit protein mL52 isoform X3, coding for MAGPVIENRFKMAASRFPRGIARGPRGHAHFRLLGLRMAALGTVLSTGVRRLHCGVSAQAGSHWRLRQGMAASPSGYGPLTELPDWSFAETSCTAVTGNRRWITDMGAQAEREVAGRRKEAEKCSYTQRGFTTEPTSKSIKSNS